The following proteins are encoded in a genomic region of Paralichthys olivaceus isolate ysfri-2021 chromosome 23, ASM2471397v2, whole genome shotgun sequence:
- the kmt2e gene encoding inactive histone-lysine N-methyltransferase 2E isoform X8 → MHLHFHFDSEQRYTQEVLHSALTACNRSIRAETGSRGAVSPLYLWTNFLKRPESVEASPVVVEKSSYPHQIYSSSSHHSHSYIGLPYADHNYGARPPPTPPASPPPSMLIRQGEGGLFVPGGQDEASRGTTLSTSEDGSYGADITRCICGFTHDDGYMICCDKCSAWQHIDCMGIDRQNIPETYLCERCQPRHLDRERAILLQTRKRECLSDGDTSATESGDEVPLELYSTFQHTPTTITLTTGRLGHKQVDKKRKKSGDKEPQASSARAKKAFREGSRKSSRVKGAAPEQEPTEHPSLWENKIKTWMERYEEASSNQYSEDVQVLLRVKEQGDGKSLAYNTHPASFKPPVESQVQKNKKILKAVRDLAPDSLIIEYRGKFMLRQQFEANGYFFKRPYPFVLFYSKFDGLEMCVDARSFGNEARFIRRSCTPNSEVRHVIEDGMLHLYIYSLRPITKGTEITIGFDFDYGSCKYKVDCACVRGNQECPVLKHNLEPTENLGSGGRRRGSRKDKEAVRDDLGQNQNMGLDGEGKSKSLGDGKQRKLSPLRLSISNNQASPAEQSHLPVGAASSWKGLKHKETREERKMEAILQAFARMEKREKRREQALERIGSVKSEVGGRSDIKEEPPVTPETADSPTVMQPLLEVKEEPGLKQAKVKASRNRKSFSRNRTHIGQQRRRARTISTCSDLAPGSPTESIEPLSNDSPEGETPTALEPETIAYQAEDTSPPHSSSPAPDRNRTGSKNFKTKKHFVSEWVGEKQQDRGAVRTPEPAPERPLRISSDPEVLATQLNALPGMACSPQIYSTPKHYVRFSSPFLANRSPTTPGVPTGRRRSRELPETPPTTGPCKKRWLKQALEEEGSPSPARRPSLVMPSEGPLSPSINGDSDSPLPFNGICSLPELPTPLKKRRLSPLDACMSESSTPYGSPCATPTRADQLETPATPVLLATPPRPRIEEPNTEPLPSTPTQTLTAPQESESSVESSPEVSRKPSVQEADRPPSLVSSPCIRAPSSDGLPTEAKMSVPESPQPPATESVDCGEDRTDGGVVEGNSEASSSAETCASSFPGWIKSPERGPTGAAGLNFSPVNSNLRDLTPSHTLEPLAAPFRPEAAAGTAAVSTAGTGSLVSSQAPFSEGQGQLFYPCSEEGSSLGFPRSLNGDGSGEAGGSAQNPPQKKKVSLLEYRKRQREARRSGSKTECSSPVSTVPPMSMDAFPVALETASEPPPPPAPTILCNATSNATTVTVKEPQTNEEAETAAEKGEKEGGEGQWTSSTSVEQARERSYHRALLLSKDKDTDGETEGGDTPALRDCPSPGLQKTPTHGPCSPGAVSQTPSRSVKEDEADAQPRTPNLTTQPPSKPTGPKPAPLTPTKLHQTPLPSSPVHFPGSSLLHSPKPPSQGSPYRSQRALFSTQPQNQPQPQAQTGPAPFPQYNAQSAPPPPPPPPPAPPVSTAYFPSQSPSPAGPFPGFKPSVTPPYPPGSQPLMQTIPHSVHYQSSAAPPPPPPPPPHPMSGPTLLHVNLQPPPIQQHQLLLTTAPPPPPPPQVQTSQQPQQQPLAGGPLLSLTPPPPPPPPPPAPSTNPQMQPHHFQNLGGFQPALMHPGTVANPSVPQSTYPPPLQQSGLPPPPPPPPQQTQQGQAQAAASQMPSGTRGAPASSTPFHSSGYLSTGWH, encoded by the exons ATGCActtacattttcactttgacaGTGAGCAGCGatacacacaggaagtgttgcatAGTGCTCTTACGGCATGCAACCGGAGCATAAGGGCAGAGACAGGCTCACGCGGTGCCGTGTCACCACTTTACCTTTGGActaactttttaaaaag ACCAGAATCGGTGGAGGCCAGCCCTGTGGTAGTGGAAAAGTCCAGCTACCCACACCAGATCTACAGCAGCAGTTCACACCATTCCCACAGTTACATTGGCCTGCCTTATGCC GACCATAACTATGGGGCGCGGCCCCCACCTACACCACCggcctcccctcctccttccatGTTGATCCGACAAGGAGAGGGAGGGTTGTTTGTTCCAGGGGGCCAGGACGAAGCATCCAGGGGCACCACGCTCAGCACCTCAGAGGATGGCAGCTACGGGGCTGACATCACCCGCTGCATCTGTGGCTTCACCCACGATGACGGCTACATGATCTGCTGTGATAAGTGCAG TGCCTGGCAGCATATTGACTGCATGGGCATCGACAGGCAGAACATTCCTGAGACCTATCTGTGTGAACGCTGCCAACCACGACACCTGGATAGGGAGAGGGCCATCCTGCTGCAGACTAGGAAACGAGAATGTTTGTCTG ATGGGGACACCAGTGCGACAGAGAGTGGAGATGAGGTGCCGTTAGAGCTGTACTCCACCTTCCAACACACACCTACCACCATCACCCTGACGACTGGGCGCCTTGGCCATAAACAGGTTGATAAAAAACGTAAAAAGAGTGGCGATAAGGAGCCTCAAGCATCCTCAGCCCGAGCTAAGAAG GCCTTCCGAGAAGGTTCCAGAAAGTCCTCCAGAGTAAAG GGTGCCGCTCCAGAGCAGGAGCCGACAGAACACCCGTCTCTGTGGGAGAACAAGATCAAGACGTGGATGGAGCGTTACGAGGAGGCCAGCAGCAATCAGTACAGTGAGGACGTCCAGGTCCTGTTGCGTGTTAAAGAGCAAGGCGACGGCAAGAGCCTGGCGTACAACACGCATCCAGCCTCTTTCAAACCACCTGTGGAG AGTCAAgttcagaaaaacaagaagatcCTCAAGGCGGTGCGAGACCTGGCCCCAGACTCCCTCATCATTGAGTACAGGGGAAAGTTTATGCTTCGACAGCAATTTGAGGCCAATGGTTACTTCTTTAAGAG GCCGTAtccatttgtgttattttattcaaaatttGACGGACTGGAGATGTGTGTGGACGCTCGCAGCTTCGGCAACGAGGCGCGCTTCATCCGTCGCTCCTGTACCCCCAATTCTGAG GTGCGGCACGTCATCGAAGACGGCATGCTGCATTTATACATCTACTCTTTGAGGCCTATCACCAAGGGCACAGAGATCACCATTGGCTTTGATTTTGACTATGGCAGCTG TAAATACAAGGTGGACTGTGCCTGTGTGAGGGGGAACCAGGAATGCCCAGTGCTCAAGCACAACCTGGAGCCCACGGAGAACTTGGGTTCTGGAGGTCGCCGCCGAGGGAGTCGCAAGGACAAGGAGGCGGTGCGGGACGACCTGGGCCAGAACCAGAACATGGGTTTGGACGGCGAGGGGAAGAGCAAGAGTTTAGGTGACGgcaaacagagaaaactttCTCCTCTCCGCCTCTCCATCTCAAACAACCAG GCCAGCCCAGCGGAGCAGTCCCATCTCCCTGTCGGGGCGGCTTCCAGCTGGAAGGGACTGAAACACAAGGAG AcacgagaagagaggaagatggaggccATTCTGCAAGCCTTCGCCCGTatggagaagagggagaaacGCAGGGAGCAGGCCCTGGAGCGAATCGGCAGTGTCAAGTCAGAGGTCGGAGGCCGCAGTGACATCAAGGAAGAGCCTCCGGTCACTCCTGAGACAGCAGATTCCCCAACTGTCATGCAg CCACTTCTGGAGGTGAAAGAGGAGCCAGGACTAAAGCAGGCAAAGGTCAAAGCCTCgagaaacaggaagagtttCTCAAGAAACCGCACGCACATCGGTCAGCAGCGCCGACGAGCTCGCACCATCAGCACCTGTTCTGACTTGGCCCCTGGCTCTCCGACTGAGTCTATTGAGCCCCTGTCCAATGACTCTCCTGAAGGAGAAACCCCCACTGCACTGGAGCCTGAGACCATCGCTTACCAAGCAGAGGACACCAGCCCTCCGCACAGCAGCTCACCTGCACCTGACAGAAACCGCACTGGGAGCAAGAACTTCAAAACTAAAAAg CACTTTGTCAGCGAATGGGTgggagagaagcagcaggacCGTGGTGCAGTGCGAACCCCTGAGCCGGCCCCAGAGAGACCACTGAGAATAAGCAGTGACCCAGAAGTACTCGCCACACAGCTGAACGCCCTTCCAGGCATGGCCTGCTCGCCGCAGATCTACAGCACGCCCAAACACTACGTTCGTTTCTCGTCCCCATTCCTGGCGAATCGCAGCCCCACCACTCCCGGAGTCCCCACAGGGAGACGGCGGTCCAGAGAACTGCCAGAAACTCCGCCAACCACAGGCCCCTGCAAGAAG CGATGGTTGAAGCaggctctggaggaggaaggCTCCCCCAGCCCAGCCAGACGACCGAGCCTCGTCATGCCCAGTGAGGGACCTCTCAGCCCCTCCATTAATGGAGACTCGGACAGCCCTCTACCTTTCAACGGCATTTGCTCGCTACCAG AGTTGCCCACACCTTTGAAAAAGCGGCGGTTGAGTCCGTTAGATGCCTGTATGTCCGAGAGTTCAACACCCTACGGCTCCCCATGTGCCACGCCCACCAGGGCCGACCAACTGGAGACACCTGCGACGCCCGTCTTACTCGCTACCCCTCCACGCCCGCGGATAGAGGAGCCCAATACAGAGCCCCTGCCCAGCACCCCAACACAGACACTTACTGCCCCTCAGGAG AGTGAATCTTCTGTGGAGAGCTCACCAGAGGTCAGCCGGAAACCCAGTGTGCAAGAG GCTGATCGCCCGCCTTCGTTGGTCTCCTCTCCTTGCATCAGGGCTCCCAGCTCAGATGGACTACCCACAGAGGCCAAGATGTCAGTTCCAGAGAGTCCACAGCCCCCAGCGACAGAGTCTGTGGACTGCGGGGAGGACCGGACTGATGGTGGAGTTGTAGAAGGCAATAGCGAGGCTTCCTCTTCCGCAGAAACTTGTGCTTCCTCTTTTCCCGGCTGGATAAAAAGCCCAGAGAGAGGCCCGACTGGAGCAGCTGGCCTGAACTTCTCCCCAGTCAACTCAAACTTAAGGGACCTCACCCCTTCACACACCCTGGAGCCTCTGGCAGCTCCTTTCAGGCCTGAGGCTGCAGCTGGGACTGCAGCAGTGTCCACAGCAGGGACCGGGTCATTGGTCAGCTCTCAAGCCCCCTTCAGTGAAGGCCAGGGGCAGCTCTTTTACCCCTGCTCTGAAGAGGGAAGCTCACTCGGATTCCCTCGCTCACTGAACGGGGACGGCAGCGGCGAGGCAGGAGGATCGGCACAGAACCCTCCACAGAAGAAAAAG GTTTCCCTGCTCGAATACAGAAAGCGTCAACGAGAAGCTCGCCGCAGCGGCTCTAAGACTGAGTGCAGCTCTCCCGTTTCCACCGTGCCGCCCATGAGCATGGACGCCTTTCCTGTCGCTCTCGAGACTGCCAGtgagcctcctcctccccctgctcccaCAATACTCTGCAACGCCACCTCCAACGCCACCACGGTCACGGTAAAAGAGCCTCAAACTAATGAGGAGGCAGAGACTGCtgcagagaaaggagagaaggaaggcGGAGAAGGACAGTG gaCGTCGTCGACTTCTGTGGAGCAGGCCCGAGAGCGGAGCTACCACCGAGCTCTGCTGCTCAGCAAAGATAAAGACACAG ATGGTGAGACAGAGGGTGGTGACACGCCTGCCCTCAGAGACTGTCCATCGCCAGGTCTTCAAAAGACCCCGACCCATGGA cccTGCTCTCCTGGTGCTGTCTCCCAGACTCCAAGTCGTTCAGTGAAGGAGGACGAGGCAGACGCTCAACCTCGGACGCCAAATCTGACGACGCAGCCACCAAGCAAACCCACAGGACCTAAGCCGGCTCCTCTGACCCCCACAAAGCTGCATCAAACCCCCTTGCCCTCCTCTCCGGTCCACTTCCCTGGATCCTCACTCCTCCACTCCCCCAAGCCTCCTTCTCAGGGCTCGCCCTACCGCAGCCAGAGGGCGCTGTTCTCCACGCAGCCTCAAAACCAGCCACAGCCCCAGGCTCAGACTGGCCCTGCTCCTTTTCCCCAGTATAACGCACAGAGtgctcctccaccacctccccctcctccaccagcgCCTCCAGTCTCCACGGCGTATTTTCCCAGCCAGAGCCCCTCGCCCGCTGGACCCTTCCCTGGGTTCAAACCTTCCGTCACCCCGCCTTACCCTCCCGGCTCTCAGCCCTTGATGCAGACTATTCCCCACAGTGTGCACTATCAGAGCTCAGCCGCGCCTCCTCCaccgcctcctccacctccacacccGATGAGCGGCCCCACTCTGCTGCACGTtaacctgcagcctcctcccaTCCAGCAGCACCAGCTCCTGCTGACCACTGCTCCCCCTCCGCCTCCTCCCCCTCAGGTTCAGACGTCCCaacagccgcagcagcagcctcttGCAGGCGGCCCCTTGTTGTCACTCACGCCTCCTCCGCCGCCCCCGCCTCCTCCCCCGGCCCCATCAACCAACCCCCAGATGCAGCCCCACCACTTTCAGAACTTAGGGGGGTTTCAGCCGGCACTGATGCATCCAGGGACCGTAGCCAATCCTTCAGTGCCCCAATCGACGTACCCCCCACCCCTTCAGCAGAGCGGActgcctccacctccccctcctcccccccaaCAGACTCAACAAGGCCAGGCCCAGGCCGCAGCCTCCCAGATGCCTTCTGGGACTCGTGGAGCTCCTGCGTCCTCGACCCCCTTTCACAGCTCGGGGTACCTTAGCACAGGGTGGCACTGA